Proteins from a genomic interval of Diaphorobacter sp. HDW4A:
- a CDS encoding acetyl-CoA carboxylase biotin carboxyl carrier protein subunit encodes MPTTISSPLSGRVVSLCVEPQSAVASGDAVLIVESMKMEIPVEAESAGTVARFLVAVGDEVTEGQALVELQ; translated from the coding sequence ATGCCCACCACCATTTCCTCCCCGCTCTCCGGCCGCGTCGTGAGCCTCTGCGTCGAGCCGCAATCCGCCGTCGCCTCGGGCGACGCCGTGCTCATCGTCGAATCGATGAAGATGGAAATCCCCGTCGAAGCCGAAAGCGCGGGCACCGTCGCGCGCTTTCTCGTGGCCGTGGGCGATGAAGTGACCGAAGGTCAGGCACTCGTGGAGCTGCAATGA